The Deltaproteobacteria bacterium genomic interval TGGCTTGGCATCCACAATCCGCTCCTGCCCATTTCCGGCCTGACCTCCCTGGACTTCGATTCCCTTGGACCTTGGGGAAAATTCAAAGATCTGGCCGCCCATCTGACCCTGCCGATCCTGGTCTTCACCCTAACAGGCCTGGCCGGCATCTCCCGGTTCATGCGATCGTCCATGCTCGAGGTCCTGCGACAGGACTATATCCTGACCGCACTAGCCAAGGGCCTCCCGCCCCGGACAATCCTCTTCAAGCACGGCCTGCGGAACGCTCTGCTCCCGGTCATCACCATCCTCGGCCTGTCCGTGCCCGGCCTCATCGGCGGCAGCGTCATCATCGAATCCATCTTCGCCCTGCCCGGCCTCGGCCAGCTCTTCTATCAGGGCGTCATGGCCCGGGACTACCCCTTGATCATGGGCAACCTCGTTTTGGGAGCCGTCCTGACCCTGGCCGGCAACATCCTGGCCGATCTGGGCTACGCCCTGGCCGACCCCCGCATCAGATACCGACGGGGGGAAAACTGACATGGTCAGGTCCAGCCTCGGCCTGTTCATCTCCCGGCACGGCCTGTTTCTGATCGGCGCGACCATTGTCGGATTCATGGCCCTGGCCGCCATCCTGGCCCCGGCCCTGGCCCCGGCCGACCCCACCGAACTCGACGTGACCAGCATCCTTCGCCCGCCCGGCGCCGACCATCTCCTGGGAACAGACGCCCTGGGCCGGGACGTCCTCTCCCGCCTCTTGTTCGGGGCCCGGGTCTCCCTGTGGGTCGGCTTCGTGGCCGTGGGCATCTCCGCGGCCATTGGCCTGGTCCTCGGCCTGGTGGCCGGCTACACCGGCGGCTGGGTGGACGAGGTCATCATGCGCCTTGTGGACATCATGCTCTGCTTCCCGTCATTTTTTCTCATCCTGGCCGTCATCGCCTTTCTGGAACCTAGTCTGACCAATATCATGATCGTCATCGGCC includes:
- a CDS encoding ABC transporter permease produces the protein MVRSSLGLFISRHGLFLIGATIVGFMALAAILAPALAPADPTELDVTSILRPPGADHLLGTDALGRDVLSRLLFGARVSLWVGFVAVGISAAIGLVLGLVAGYTGGWVDEVIMRLVDIMLCFPSFFLILAVIAFLEPSLTNIMIVIGLTSWMGVTRLVRAETLTVRERDYVKAMVLAGAGRFR
- a CDS encoding ABC transporter permease, giving the protein MLVRIAVRIFWILTVFLGITVVSFWVIHLAPGSPTEMQTTMNPLASAATRARLESLYGLDRPLHVQYVDWLGRIVRLDFGNSMSGDHRPVWDKIAERLPLTLTLNVVSMVLVLVIGIPIGVMSAWRPGGLFDRTATILVFIGFAMPGFWLALLLMLWLGIHNPLLPISGLTSLDFDSLGPWGKFKDLAAHLTLPILVFTLTGLAGISRFMRSSMLEVLRQDYILTALAKGLPPRTILFKHGLRNALLPVITILGLSVPGLIGGSVIIESIFALPGLGQLFYQGVMARDYPLIMGNLVLGAVLTLAGNILADLGYALADPRIRYRRGEN